In a single window of the Rhizobium tropici CIAT 899 genome:
- a CDS encoding acetamidase/formamidase family protein — protein MAVHRFAPTHYHNVIGSLPPALHIADGDTVVTETLDAAGYDKHDVRQISGPNPMNGPIFVERAEPGDSLKVEIVAMVPTRDTGFTGSVVAANVVDPQDVRALPAREKVIWQIDRQNLTARLAEPVAGLETLTLPLAPMIGCFGVAPSLGQAISTATSGEFGGNMDYRLLGPGTTIWFPVSTPGALFFLGDCHAVQGDGEIVGTGIETTFEVTVRLSVEKKKTIIWPRGETAEDIFTIGNARPLDQALQHATSEMLRWLGSDYGLDKTAASHLLGQVVRYDVGNVFDPAYTMACRVSKSWLKRR, from the coding sequence ATGGCAGTACACCGTTTCGCCCCCACCCATTATCACAATGTCATCGGCTCGCTGCCACCGGCCCTGCATATCGCCGATGGCGATACTGTTGTCACCGAAACACTTGATGCCGCCGGCTACGACAAGCATGATGTCCGCCAGATATCCGGCCCCAATCCGATGAATGGGCCGATCTTTGTCGAGCGCGCGGAGCCGGGAGATTCTCTCAAGGTTGAGATCGTCGCAATGGTGCCGACGCGCGATACGGGCTTCACCGGCAGCGTGGTCGCCGCCAATGTCGTCGATCCACAGGATGTCCGGGCGCTACCGGCACGCGAGAAGGTGATCTGGCAGATCGACCGCCAGAATCTCACGGCGCGATTGGCCGAACCGGTGGCGGGTCTCGAAACTCTTACACTGCCGCTTGCTCCGATGATCGGCTGTTTCGGGGTCGCACCGTCTCTCGGTCAGGCCATATCGACCGCGACAAGCGGCGAATTCGGCGGCAACATGGATTATCGTCTGCTCGGGCCAGGGACGACCATCTGGTTTCCGGTATCGACCCCTGGCGCTCTCTTCTTCCTCGGTGATTGCCATGCGGTGCAGGGAGACGGCGAGATCGTCGGCACCGGGATCGAGACTACTTTCGAAGTGACGGTGCGCCTCAGCGTCGAGAAGAAAAAGACGATCATCTGGCCGCGCGGCGAGACGGCAGAGGATATTTTCACCATCGGCAATGCCCGGCCTCTCGATCAGGCCCTGCAACACGCCACCAGCGAAATGCTGCGCTGGCTCGGCTCAGATTACGGTCTCGACAAGACGGCGGCCAGCCACTTGCTCGGTCAGGTCGTGCGCTACGATGTCGGCAACGTCTTCGACCCCGCCTACACAATGGCCTGCCGTGTCTCGAAATCCTGGCTAAAACGCCGATAG
- a CDS encoding LysE family translocator, which translates to MLDGFESPAGHLISFGLSYLLVAISPGPNFMIVSAAGLRSQRTNAIAAALGVALGACFLYLAVTLCAGAVPVSETTKRLGAIFFGACLVYLSAKSLRRTRLVSQWMHSPIAERTSGYFRMAFLTAIANPLSAMFFASSHLVAPSSFLTFMCAGLIFAIAASWFTIVAVMASNGKLRSLSRAYLDWFDLFLAAAFLFLGITTLLSSLR; encoded by the coding sequence ATGCTTGACGGTTTCGAAAGTCCGGCAGGACATTTGATATCTTTCGGTTTGTCCTATCTTTTGGTAGCCATCTCTCCTGGGCCAAATTTTATGATTGTCTCCGCCGCCGGATTGCGCTCGCAGCGTACAAATGCGATTGCCGCAGCTCTTGGCGTCGCGCTAGGCGCATGCTTTCTTTATCTCGCAGTGACACTTTGTGCCGGTGCCGTGCCTGTAAGCGAAACGACGAAACGGCTTGGCGCGATATTTTTCGGAGCTTGCCTCGTCTATCTTTCTGCCAAATCCCTGAGACGTACGCGCTTAGTTTCGCAATGGATGCACTCACCGATAGCGGAACGCACATCGGGTTATTTCAGGATGGCTTTTCTTACAGCGATCGCCAATCCGCTCTCGGCCATGTTTTTCGCGTCCTCTCATCTTGTCGCCCCTTCCTCTTTTCTAACGTTTATGTGTGCTGGTCTGATCTTCGCTATTGCAGCAAGCTGGTTTACCATCGTCGCCGTGATGGCATCCAACGGGAAACTCCGGTCACTTTCGAGGGCCTATCTTGATTGGTTCGATCTATTTCTTGCAGCGGCATTCCTATTTCTCGGTATAACGACGCTGTTGTCTTCTCTTCGATAA
- a CDS encoding cation:proton antiporter, whose translation MPHDVALIALIAAGFVFAAIFGYLADRLHLPPLVGYLVAGVIIGSSTPGFVADVSLASQLAEIGVILLMFGVGLHFSAADLLAVRGVAIPGAIGQIAIATLLGVGLTSLWGWSVGAGVVFGLSLAVASTVVLLKALEERNLVSSTNGRVAVGWLIVEDLAMVLALVLLPAFAGVLGGHADAGGHAASGSIWLTIGMTLLKVAAFAAVAIFIGPRVVPWLLTSVARTGSRELFTLSVLAIALGIAFGAAEIFGVSFALGAFFAGLVMSESHLSHRAAADSLPLQNAFSVLFFVSVGMLFDPSVLIREPLMIIGVLALIMLGKALIAFCVVLLLRYPASIGFAVAAGLAQIGEFSFILAGLGVSLGLLTREGQDLILAGAILSITLNPLAFYATEKLENWVFARWPFLANKYGMAKQEALRRQLTIINKQREERDRQHHLEIEQLIETFPMFAELDDNEHEELLLLFRPRSASPGDRVIRTGDRGDSMFFIASGAVEVQLEDDEIRLGAGAFFGEMALLTGARRTADVVAVDFCQLFVLDRRDFNLFMSRHPQLRAAVSRMARERQESNVSRQRRDLSQDAS comes from the coding sequence GTGCCGCACGACGTTGCATTGATCGCATTGATTGCCGCGGGCTTCGTATTCGCGGCCATTTTCGGCTATCTGGCCGACAGGCTGCATCTGCCGCCGCTGGTCGGTTATCTGGTGGCCGGCGTCATCATTGGCTCGTCCACCCCTGGTTTCGTCGCCGATGTTTCCCTCGCATCGCAATTGGCCGAGATTGGCGTCATCCTGCTGATGTTCGGCGTCGGCCTGCATTTCTCGGCCGCTGATTTGCTGGCGGTACGCGGTGTCGCCATTCCCGGAGCCATCGGCCAGATTGCGATCGCGACGCTGCTCGGTGTGGGTTTGACGTCGCTATGGGGCTGGAGCGTCGGCGCCGGCGTGGTCTTCGGCCTCAGCCTTGCCGTCGCCAGTACGGTCGTGCTGCTGAAGGCGCTGGAAGAGCGCAATCTCGTGAGTTCGACCAATGGCCGTGTCGCCGTCGGCTGGTTGATCGTCGAAGATCTGGCCATGGTGCTTGCTCTCGTGCTCTTGCCGGCCTTTGCCGGTGTTCTGGGCGGTCATGCGGACGCCGGCGGCCATGCCGCTTCCGGTTCGATCTGGCTGACGATCGGCATGACGCTGCTCAAGGTCGCAGCCTTCGCGGCTGTCGCGATCTTCATCGGCCCGCGTGTGGTGCCATGGCTCCTGACCTCGGTTGCGCGCACCGGTTCGCGCGAACTTTTCACGCTGTCGGTGCTGGCAATTGCGCTCGGCATTGCCTTCGGTGCGGCAGAAATCTTCGGTGTGTCCTTTGCGCTCGGCGCCTTCTTTGCCGGCCTCGTGATGAGTGAATCGCATCTCAGCCACAGGGCGGCGGCCGACTCCCTGCCATTGCAGAATGCCTTTTCGGTGCTGTTCTTCGTGTCCGTTGGCATGCTCTTCGATCCGTCGGTTTTGATCCGCGAACCGCTGATGATTATCGGCGTGCTTGCTCTGATCATGCTCGGCAAGGCGTTGATCGCTTTCTGTGTCGTGCTGCTGCTGCGCTATCCCGCCAGCATCGGCTTTGCAGTTGCCGCCGGACTTGCGCAGATCGGTGAGTTCTCCTTCATTCTGGCCGGGCTCGGCGTCTCACTCGGGCTGCTGACGCGGGAAGGACAGGATCTCATCCTTGCCGGTGCGATCCTGTCGATCACGCTCAATCCGCTGGCTTTCTACGCCACCGAAAAGCTGGAAAACTGGGTCTTTGCGCGCTGGCCCTTCCTGGCGAACAAATATGGCATGGCCAAGCAGGAGGCTCTTCGCCGCCAGTTGACCATCATCAACAAGCAGCGTGAGGAGCGGGATCGCCAGCATCATCTCGAGATCGAACAGCTCATCGAAACCTTCCCGATGTTTGCCGAACTTGATGATAACGAGCATGAGGAGCTTCTGCTGCTCTTCCGCCCGAGATCGGCGTCGCCCGGCGACCGGGTGATCAGAACCGGCGATCGCGGCGACAGCATGTTCTTCATCGCTTCGGGCGCTGTTGAGGTACAGCTGGAGGATGACGAGATCCGGCTCGGCGCCGGGGCTTTTTTCGGCGAAATGGCACTGCTGACGGGCGCGCGCCGCACGGCCGATGTCGTCGCTGTCGATTTCTGTCAGCTCTTCGTGCTGGACCGCCGCGACTTCAATCTGTTCATGTCGCGTCATCCGCAACTGCGTGCCGCCGTCAGCCGCATGGCGCGGGAGAGGCAGGAAAGCAACGTGTCGCGCCAGCGGCGCGACCTTTCCCAAGACGCAAGCTGA
- a CDS encoding DHA2 family efflux MFS transporter permease subunit: MSTPGHREEVREAGSRSLLIALLVAGAFFMENLDGTVIATALPQMAISFGARPVDLNIGMSAYLLTLGVFIPISGWISDRFGARLVFTTAVVIFTLASVLCGFANGVGSFVAMRILQGIGGAMMVPVGRLVVLNNTPKDKLISAIATITWPALVAPILGPPLGGFITDHASWRWIFFLNLPLGILAFIFALMLIPETKSTARPPFDWIGFVVSGIGLASLMYGLELIGRPDPVWLEAWTYVIVGFVLLAIAVFHFLRTQHPLIDLSGLKLPTFAITISGGSLFRTAIGAVPFLLPLMFQVGFGLSAFHAGMLTLAVFAGNLAMKPATTPILRRFGFKPVLIVNGLLNAIFIAACALFSPDTPLWFIVPVLFIGGMCRSMHFTALNTIAFADIPPGQMTGANTLFSTVFQLTMGMGIAVGAIGIRIGQAISTPLGVDGVVAIEFRLAFVLLGIIALLAVLDCLPLDRKAGENVSRKPKQNARKAA; encoded by the coding sequence ATGTCCACACCTGGGCACAGGGAGGAGGTGCGGGAGGCGGGCTCGCGTTCGCTGTTGATAGCACTGCTCGTGGCCGGCGCCTTCTTCATGGAGAATCTCGACGGTACGGTCATCGCGACCGCATTGCCGCAAATGGCCATTTCCTTCGGAGCCCGCCCCGTCGATCTCAATATCGGCATGAGCGCCTATCTGCTGACGCTTGGCGTCTTCATTCCGATCAGCGGCTGGATCAGTGATCGCTTCGGCGCGCGTCTGGTGTTCACGACCGCCGTCGTCATTTTCACGCTCGCCTCCGTCCTCTGCGGTTTTGCCAATGGCGTCGGCTCCTTTGTTGCCATGCGCATCCTGCAGGGCATTGGCGGCGCGATGATGGTGCCGGTGGGCCGGCTTGTGGTCTTGAACAATACGCCGAAGGACAAGCTGATCTCGGCCATTGCGACCATCACCTGGCCGGCGCTGGTGGCGCCGATCCTCGGGCCACCGCTCGGTGGCTTCATCACCGACCATGCAAGCTGGCGTTGGATCTTCTTCCTCAATCTGCCGCTCGGCATATTGGCTTTCATCTTTGCGCTCATGCTCATTCCGGAAACGAAAAGCACAGCACGCCCGCCATTCGATTGGATCGGCTTCGTCGTCAGCGGCATTGGGCTTGCGAGCCTGATGTATGGGCTGGAACTGATCGGACGCCCTGATCCAGTCTGGCTGGAGGCCTGGACCTATGTGATCGTCGGCTTCGTCCTGCTGGCCATCGCCGTTTTTCATTTTCTCCGGACGCAGCATCCGCTCATCGATCTCTCAGGACTGAAGCTGCCGACGTTCGCCATCACCATCTCAGGCGGATCGCTGTTCCGCACCGCGATCGGCGCGGTGCCCTTCCTGCTGCCGCTGATGTTTCAAGTCGGCTTCGGGCTCAGCGCCTTCCATGCCGGCATGCTGACGCTTGCCGTTTTTGCCGGCAATCTGGCGATGAAGCCTGCAACGACGCCCATTCTGCGCCGCTTCGGTTTCAAGCCGGTACTCATCGTCAACGGCCTGTTGAATGCCATCTTCATCGCCGCCTGTGCGCTGTTTTCGCCCGATACGCCGCTCTGGTTCATCGTGCCGGTGCTCTTCATCGGTGGCATGTGCCGGTCGATGCACTTTACGGCACTCAACACGATCGCTTTTGCCGATATCCCACCGGGGCAGATGACGGGTGCCAACACGCTGTTCAGCACCGTCTTTCAGCTGACGATGGGCATGGGCATCGCTGTTGGCGCTATCGGCATTCGTATCGGCCAGGCAATCAGTACGCCATTGGGCGTCGACGGTGTCGTCGCCATCGAGTTCCGTCTGGCCTTCGTGCTGCTCGGCATCATCGCGCTTTTGGCCGTGCTGGATTGTTTGCCCCTTGACCGTAAGGCAGGCGAAAACGTCTCGCGCAAGCCAAAGCAGAACGCAAGGAAGGCGGCGTAA
- a CDS encoding ABC transporter substrate-binding protein, with product MKIAKFMASLAAGALIALPSLAVELKIGLQDDADALDPAQSRTFVGRIVYTALCDKLVDVTPDLKFVPQLATSWKWSADGKQLVMELRQGVKFQDGTPFNAQAVVDNIQRYQTMPESRRKSELSSVAKVEASGEYEATFTLKAPDVTLLAQLSDRSGMMVSPTAAKAAGAKFGDHPVCSGPFKFVERVQQDRIVLEKFQDYWNKDKIFIDKVTYLPIPDTTVRLANLRSGDLDMIERVAASDVGTVKGDPNLVYADAIGTGWLGVYANVGNGARADNPMGKDKRLRQAFSLAIDREAAMQIVFDGTGLAGNQPFAPNSPWFDKDIPVPARDVDKAKALVKEAGFDRIPVELAVANNPVSMQMMQIIQSMVAEAGFDVTLKTTEFATLLDAQSSGNYQLSRSDWSGRSDPDGNIQQFVTTGAGLNDSKYSNPEVDKLLLEARQSQDNAVRKQKYDAAEAILSQDLPIIFLGHQAWIWAYNKKVSGFVPSPDGMIRLVGVKKNG from the coding sequence ATGAAGATCGCCAAATTCATGGCATCGCTTGCCGCCGGCGCCCTGATCGCACTGCCGTCGCTAGCCGTCGAACTCAAGATCGGCCTGCAGGACGATGCCGATGCGCTGGACCCTGCCCAATCGCGCACTTTCGTCGGCCGCATCGTCTATACCGCGCTGTGCGACAAGCTCGTCGATGTAACACCGGACCTGAAGTTCGTCCCCCAGCTCGCCACATCCTGGAAATGGTCCGCCGACGGCAAGCAGCTTGTCATGGAGCTGCGCCAAGGCGTGAAATTCCAGGACGGGACGCCGTTCAATGCGCAAGCCGTCGTCGACAACATCCAGCGCTACCAGACCATGCCGGAATCGCGCCGCAAGAGCGAGCTTTCCTCCGTTGCCAAAGTCGAAGCATCAGGCGAGTACGAAGCCACCTTTACCCTGAAGGCGCCCGATGTCACGCTGCTTGCGCAGCTTTCCGACCGCTCCGGCATGATGGTCTCGCCGACCGCGGCAAAGGCCGCCGGCGCGAAATTCGGCGATCATCCCGTCTGCTCCGGCCCGTTCAAATTCGTCGAGCGCGTGCAGCAGGACCGCATCGTGCTCGAGAAATTCCAGGATTACTGGAACAAGGACAAGATCTTCATCGATAAGGTGACCTATCTGCCTATCCCCGACACGACGGTTCGCCTCGCTAACCTGCGCTCCGGCGATCTCGACATGATCGAACGCGTGGCGGCATCCGATGTCGGTACGGTCAAAGGCGACCCCAATCTCGTTTATGCCGATGCGATCGGCACCGGCTGGCTTGGCGTCTACGCCAATGTCGGCAACGGCGCGCGCGCCGACAATCCGATGGGCAAGGACAAGCGCCTGCGCCAGGCTTTCTCTCTGGCAATCGACCGCGAAGCCGCCATGCAGATCGTCTTCGATGGCACCGGGCTTGCCGGCAATCAGCCGTTTGCACCGAACAGCCCCTGGTTCGACAAGGATATTCCGGTGCCCGCTCGCGATGTCGACAAGGCCAAAGCGCTGGTGAAAGAAGCCGGCTTCGATCGCATTCCGGTCGAACTTGCCGTCGCCAACAATCCAGTCTCGATGCAGATGATGCAGATCATCCAGTCGATGGTTGCCGAAGCCGGCTTCGACGTGACGCTGAAGACGACGGAATTCGCAACCCTGCTCGACGCGCAGTCGAGCGGCAACTACCAGCTCAGCCGCTCCGACTGGTCCGGCCGCTCCGATCCCGACGGCAACATCCAGCAGTTCGTGACGACAGGCGCCGGTCTCAACGATTCCAAATACAGCAATCCGGAAGTCGACAAGCTACTGCTGGAGGCACGTCAGTCGCAGGACAATGCCGTACGCAAGCAGAAGTACGATGCGGCCGAGGCGATCCTCAGCCAGGATCTGCCGATCATCTTCCTCGGACATCAGGCCTGGATCTGGGCCTACAACAAGAAGGTATCCGGCTTCGTGCCCTCCCCGGACGGCATGATCCGTCTCGTGGGCGTGAAGAAGAACGGCTGA
- a CDS encoding FadR/GntR family transcriptional regulator has product MAIDSLPENSVHALERLRGLLNSADLPADGKLPTERALSETLGVSRRAIRRALEVLEAEGRVWRRQGSGTYVGQRPDDWSQHVSTLVAGTDLMEVMEVRLRIEPQLAQLAAMRAKPDDIDRMYELAKKIAASDDADSRELWDGALHRLIAQSAGNQFFLTIFDVINHVRQDEAWQTIRELARSINKTRPVSYAQHRTIIDAIAARNPMKAAEAMREHLLMLQESLIRITSLDARQAEEPLTEEVG; this is encoded by the coding sequence ATGGCAATCGACAGCCTTCCGGAAAATTCGGTCCATGCCCTGGAAAGGCTCCGTGGGCTGTTGAATTCGGCCGATCTCCCGGCAGATGGAAAGCTGCCGACCGAGCGGGCTCTATCGGAGACGCTGGGTGTCAGCCGGCGGGCGATCCGGCGGGCGCTAGAAGTGCTGGAGGCGGAAGGCCGCGTCTGGCGCCGGCAGGGCTCGGGAACCTATGTCGGGCAGCGCCCGGACGATTGGAGCCAGCATGTCAGCACGCTTGTGGCCGGCACGGATCTCATGGAGGTCATGGAAGTTCGTTTGCGCATCGAGCCGCAACTGGCTCAGCTCGCCGCCATGCGCGCCAAACCCGATGACATCGACCGCATGTACGAACTGGCGAAGAAGATCGCCGCCAGCGACGATGCCGACAGCCGAGAGCTTTGGGATGGCGCGCTGCACCGGCTGATTGCACAAAGCGCCGGCAACCAGTTCTTCCTGACCATTTTCGATGTCATCAACCATGTCCGTCAGGATGAAGCCTGGCAAACCATTCGCGAATTGGCCCGCAGCATCAACAAGACCCGCCCGGTCTCCTACGCACAGCATAGGACGATCATCGATGCGATTGCCGCACGCAATCCGATGAAGGCGGCCGAAGCCATGCGCGAACATCTGCTGATGCTGCAGGAAAGCCTGATCCGCATCACCTCGCTGGATGCACGCCAAGCCGAGGAACCGCTGACTGAGGAGGTGGGCTGA
- a CDS encoding FadR/GntR family transcriptional regulator, with the protein MKHGQDAMTSRATPESKLIVTQSPFDAFVRKYGTIPRRGVFGYFVHELGRRIVGGDYPVGTTLPNEPDLVEQFGISRTVIREAMKCLAGKGLVEIKTRVGTRVKERSNWHHLDTDVMVWYYETGPSVEIMRSIKDLRLALEPEATARAALRRTESDIAAIRSAYEEMASTIGDVNSNADADLRFHTAIFAATHNMIYSQLIDLIAVGIYANRTLSGHEDIAEGQKRALPLHKAILDAILAQDTDAAIRASRNLLEAWLARDYGF; encoded by the coding sequence ATGAAACATGGCCAGGACGCAATGACCTCCAGGGCTACCCCGGAATCGAAACTGATCGTAACGCAGTCGCCCTTCGATGCCTTTGTGCGAAAATACGGTACGATCCCGCGGCGCGGCGTCTTCGGCTATTTCGTCCACGAACTCGGTCGCCGCATCGTCGGCGGAGACTATCCGGTCGGCACGACACTGCCGAATGAGCCAGATCTCGTCGAACAATTCGGCATTAGCCGCACCGTCATCCGCGAGGCGATGAAATGCCTTGCCGGCAAGGGATTGGTTGAGATCAAGACCCGCGTCGGCACGCGCGTCAAGGAACGCTCCAATTGGCATCATCTCGATACGGACGTCATGGTCTGGTACTACGAGACCGGCCCATCGGTCGAAATTATGCGGTCGATCAAGGATCTGCGATTGGCGCTCGAACCGGAGGCGACGGCGCGCGCAGCACTCCGCCGCACCGAAAGCGACATTGCGGCCATCAGATCCGCTTACGAAGAGATGGCGTCCACCATCGGCGACGTCAACAGCAATGCCGATGCCGATCTGCGCTTCCATACGGCGATCTTCGCCGCTACGCACAATATGATCTACTCGCAGCTGATCGATCTGATCGCGGTCGGGATCTACGCCAACCGCACGCTTTCGGGCCATGAGGACATAGCCGAAGGACAAAAGCGCGCCCTGCCCCTCCATAAGGCGATCCTCGACGCCATCCTCGCACAGGATACGGACGCCGCAATCAGGGCATCGCGAAACCTGCTGGAAGCCTGGCTCGCGCGCGACTACGGCTTCTGA
- a CDS encoding M81 family metallopeptidase: protein MRIAVGGIHIECSTYNPVLNEEKDFRVFRGPELTASPYFAFLRDYDGEFLPSIHARAIAGGPVARHTYEAFKTEFLEGLKSLLPLDGLYLAMHGAMYVEGMEDAEGDWISAARAVVGDNCMVSASYDLHGNVTQRIIDALDMYSTYRTAPHIDVEETMRRAVKMLTESLKTGVKPILLWAPIPVVLPGERTSTVDEPAKSLYDMLPGIDAIDGVWDASLMVGYVWADEPRATAAAIMTGTDRAVLEREAKRLAQAYWDVRKDFVFGSETGSLEECVAKAIASATTPVVLAESGDNPTGGGVGDRADVLAELIAQGAQGVIFAGIADRAATEACYAAGLGATLNLSVGASLDTKGSKPVTGSFTVKYLLETKEATDRQAVVSIDGIDLVLSAKRRPYHNIADFTRLGLAPHKAKIIVVKSGYLSPELAPIANPNLMALSPGVVDQFVERLPRLRKTKPTYPFDKDFDFTPETAISARAGR, encoded by the coding sequence ATGCGCATCGCCGTCGGAGGCATTCACATCGAATGCAGCACCTACAATCCCGTCCTGAACGAAGAGAAGGATTTTCGCGTTTTTCGCGGCCCGGAGCTGACTGCCTCGCCCTACTTCGCCTTCCTTAGGGATTACGACGGCGAGTTCCTGCCAAGCATTCATGCCAGAGCGATCGCCGGCGGTCCGGTCGCCCGTCATACATACGAAGCCTTCAAGACAGAGTTTCTGGAAGGATTGAAGTCATTACTGCCGCTCGATGGGCTCTATCTCGCCATGCATGGCGCCATGTATGTCGAAGGCATGGAAGACGCCGAAGGCGACTGGATCAGCGCGGCTCGGGCCGTCGTCGGCGATAACTGCATGGTCTCGGCGAGCTACGACCTGCACGGCAATGTCACCCAGCGCATCATCGATGCGCTCGACATGTACTCCACCTATCGCACCGCCCCGCATATCGATGTCGAAGAAACCATGCGTCGGGCCGTGAAGATGCTGACGGAGAGCCTGAAGACCGGCGTAAAACCTATCCTGCTCTGGGCGCCGATCCCCGTGGTGCTGCCGGGCGAACGCACCAGCACGGTCGATGAGCCGGCCAAGAGCCTTTACGACATGCTGCCCGGAATCGATGCGATCGACGGCGTCTGGGATGCCTCCCTCATGGTCGGTTACGTCTGGGCCGACGAACCGCGCGCAACGGCCGCCGCAATCATGACCGGCACGGATCGCGCCGTGCTCGAGCGGGAAGCGAAACGACTGGCACAAGCCTATTGGGATGTGCGCAAGGATTTCGTTTTCGGCTCGGAGACGGGCTCGCTCGAAGAATGTGTCGCCAAGGCAATCGCCAGCGCGACTACGCCCGTGGTTCTGGCGGAATCCGGCGATAATCCAACGGGTGGCGGCGTCGGTGATCGCGCCGACGTGCTGGCGGAACTGATTGCCCAGGGAGCACAAGGTGTCATCTTTGCCGGCATCGCCGACAGGGCCGCGACGGAAGCCTGCTATGCCGCCGGCCTCGGCGCCACTCTCAATCTTTCCGTCGGCGCATCGCTCGACACCAAGGGCAGCAAGCCGGTGACGGGCAGCTTCACCGTCAAGTATCTGCTGGAGACTAAAGAAGCGACCGACAGGCAGGCCGTGGTTTCCATCGACGGCATCGACCTCGTGCTGTCGGCCAAGCGCCGCCCCTATCATAATATCGCCGATTTCACCCGCCTCGGCCTCGCTCCGCACAAAGCGAAGATCATTGTCGTCAAATCCGGCTACCTTTCGCCCGAGCTGGCGCCGATCGCCAACCCGAACCTGATGGCTCTGTCTCCCGGTGTCGTCGATCAGTTCGTCGAACGCCTGCCGCGCCTGCGCAAGACCAAGCCGACCTACCCCTTCGACAAGGATTTCGACTTCACGCCGGAGACGGCGATTTCCGCGCGCGCCGGTCGCTGA
- a CDS encoding NAD(P)-dependent alcohol dehydrogenase: MSKMRALVLERQHELAIRDIDLPQQVGPGQVKIKIHTVGVCGSDVHYYTHGKIGPFIVNEPMVLGHEAAGTVVEVGAGVTHLKIGDRVCMEPGIPDANSKASRLGMYNVDPAVTFWATPPIHGVLTPFVVHPANYTFKLPDNVSFAEGAMVEPFAVGMQAATKARITPGDTAVVLGAGPIGIMVAVAALAGGCARAIVADLAQPKLDIAAQYQGVIPVNIREKNLVDEVDRLTDGWGADVVFECSGSPKAWETVMALPRPGGVIVAVGLPVNPVGFDVSTASTKEIRIETVFRYAHQYERSIALIASGRVDLKPLISETFDFEDSIKAFDRAVEARPTDVKLQIVLKQ, from the coding sequence ATGAGCAAGATGCGCGCCCTGGTTTTGGAACGTCAGCATGAGCTGGCGATCCGCGATATCGATCTGCCGCAGCAGGTCGGGCCTGGCCAGGTGAAAATCAAGATCCATACTGTCGGCGTCTGCGGATCGGATGTGCACTATTACACCCACGGAAAAATCGGCCCCTTCATCGTCAACGAGCCGATGGTGCTTGGACACGAAGCGGCGGGAACGGTGGTGGAAGTGGGCGCAGGCGTGACGCATCTGAAGATCGGCGACCGTGTCTGCATGGAGCCCGGCATTCCCGATGCCAATTCCAAAGCCAGCCGTCTCGGCATGTACAATGTCGATCCCGCCGTCACCTTCTGGGCGACGCCGCCGATCCATGGCGTGCTGACCCCCTTCGTCGTGCACCCGGCCAACTACACCTTCAAGCTGCCCGATAATGTCAGCTTTGCGGAAGGGGCGATGGTCGAGCCCTTCGCCGTCGGCATGCAGGCAGCCACCAAGGCGCGCATCACGCCTGGCGACACCGCCGTCGTACTCGGCGCCGGCCCGATCGGTATTATGGTTGCGGTTGCAGCCCTTGCCGGCGGCTGCGCGCGGGCGATCGTTGCCGATCTCGCCCAGCCGAAACTCGATATCGCCGCGCAGTATCAGGGCGTCATTCCGGTCAATATTCGCGAGAAGAATCTCGTCGACGAGGTCGACCGCTTGACCGATGGCTGGGGTGCGGATGTCGTCTTCGAATGCTCGGGCTCGCCTAAGGCTTGGGAAACGGTGATGGCACTGCCGCGCCCCGGCGGTGTCATCGTTGCCGTCGGCCTGCCGGTCAATCCGGTCGGCTTCGACGTCTCGACGGCATCGACCAAGGAAATCCGCATCGAAACGGTCTTCCGCTATGCGCATCAGTATGAGCGTTCGATCGCGTTGATCGCCTCCGGTCGCGTCGATCTGAAGCCCTTGATCTCCGAGACATTTGACTTCGAGGACTCGATCAAGGCTTTCGATCGCGCTGTTGAGGCACGTCCGACCGACGTCAAATTGCAGATCGTTCTCAAGCAGTAG